The Caballeronia sp. Lep1P3 genome window below encodes:
- a CDS encoding RlmE family RNA methyltransferase, producing MAKNRFNHSWLHDHINDPYVKMAQREGYRARAAYKLKEIDELDKLIRPGQVIVDLGSTPGSWSQYARNKLAQSPKRDADRQGGIDGTIIALDILPMEPIADVTFIQGDFREDAVLAQLGEIVGDRQVDLVISDMAPNLSGVASADAARIEHLCDLALEFAQTHLKPEGALLVKCFHGSGYSQIVEKFKHQFKVVAPRKPKASRDKSSETFILGRRLKHPAAGPA from the coding sequence ATGGCAAAGAATCGCTTCAATCATTCGTGGTTGCATGACCACATCAACGACCCTTACGTGAAAATGGCGCAGCGCGAGGGTTATCGCGCGCGCGCGGCGTACAAGCTCAAGGAGATCGACGAGCTGGACAAGCTCATCCGACCGGGGCAGGTCATCGTCGATCTGGGTTCGACGCCGGGGAGCTGGAGCCAGTACGCGCGCAATAAGCTCGCCCAAAGCCCGAAGCGCGATGCGGATCGGCAGGGCGGCATCGACGGCACGATCATCGCGCTCGACATTCTGCCGATGGAGCCGATCGCCGATGTCACGTTCATCCAGGGCGACTTCCGCGAGGACGCCGTGCTCGCTCAACTCGGCGAAATCGTCGGCGATCGTCAGGTGGACCTTGTAATCTCGGACATGGCCCCCAACCTCTCCGGCGTGGCAAGTGCGGATGCGGCGCGGATCGAGCATCTTTGCGACCTGGCGCTGGAATTCGCGCAGACCCATCTGAAACCGGAGGGCGCGCTGCTAGTCAAATGTTTTCACGGCAGCGGTTATAGCCAGATCGTCGAGAAGTTCAAGCACCAGTTCAAAGTGGTGGCGCCGCGCAAGCCCAAGGCGTCTCGGGACAAATCGTCCGAGACTTTTATCCTCGGGCGGCGGCTCAAACATCCGGCTGCGGGACCCGCTTAA
- the pstS gene encoding phosphate ABC transporter substrate-binding protein PstS has translation MKLMHTALAGVIGAMFAISAQAADITGAGSTFAAPIYTKWADAYQKSGGGKVNYQGIGSSGGIKQIVAKTVDFAGSDAPLKDDELTKDGLFQFPTVVGGVVPVINVPGVKAGEVTLSGQVLGDIYLGKIKKWNDPAIAALNPKVKLPDTDIAVVRRADGSGTSFIWTNYLSKVNADWKSKVGEGSTVNWPTGTGGKGNDGVAAFVQRLPGAIGYVEWAYAKQNHMTYVGLKNSAGTVVEPKTETFKAAAAGADWSKSFYQILTNEQGKDAWPIVGATFVLLHSTQDKAAQGTETLKFFDWAFKNGNQAANDLDYISLPDSVVAEIRSQWKAKVKDASGKPVAE, from the coding sequence ATGAAATTGATGCACACCGCGCTGGCTGGCGTAATTGGCGCAATGTTCGCCATCTCTGCGCAAGCGGCCGATATCACCGGCGCGGGCAGCACCTTCGCAGCTCCGATCTACACCAAGTGGGCAGACGCCTATCAAAAAAGCGGCGGCGGCAAGGTCAACTACCAGGGCATCGGTTCGTCGGGCGGCATCAAGCAGATCGTCGCCAAGACGGTGGATTTCGCAGGTTCGGACGCACCGCTCAAGGACGACGAACTCACGAAGGACGGTCTCTTCCAATTTCCGACGGTGGTGGGCGGCGTGGTGCCGGTCATCAACGTGCCGGGCGTGAAGGCGGGCGAAGTGACGCTGTCGGGCCAGGTGCTCGGCGACATCTATCTCGGCAAGATCAAGAAGTGGAACGACCCGGCCATCGCCGCGCTGAACCCGAAGGTCAAGCTGCCGGATACGGATATCGCCGTGGTGCGCCGCGCGGACGGCTCGGGCACGAGCTTCATCTGGACGAACTATCTGTCGAAGGTCAACGCCGACTGGAAGTCGAAAGTGGGCGAAGGTTCGACGGTCAACTGGCCGACCGGCACGGGCGGCAAGGGCAACGACGGCGTCGCGGCGTTCGTGCAGCGTCTGCCGGGCGCGATCGGCTATGTCGAGTGGGCCTATGCCAAGCAGAACCACATGACGTATGTCGGCCTGAAGAATTCGGCGGGCACGGTGGTCGAGCCGAAGACGGAGACGTTCAAGGCGGCGGCTGCGGGCGCGGACTGGTCGAAGTCGTTCTACCAGATTCTGACGAACGAGCAGGGCAAGGATGCCTGGCCGATCGTCGGCGCGACGTTCGTTCTGCTGCACTCCACGCAGGACAAGGCCGCGCAGGGCACCGAGACGCTCAAGTTCTTCGATTGGGCGTTCAAGAACGGCAACCAGGCCGCGAACGACCTCGACTACATCTCGCTGCCGGATTCGGTCGTGGCGGAAATCCGCTCGCAATGGAAGGCGAAGGTGAAGGACGCATCCGGCAAGCCGGTTGCTGAGTAA
- the folP gene encoding dihydropteroate synthase — MGILNVTPDSFSDGGRFLSRDAALARAERMLADGADIVDIGGESTRPGAPPVPLDEELARVIPIVEALRAVRVPLSVDTYKPTLMRAALDAGADMINDIWGFRQDGAIDAVKDANCGLCVMHMLGEPRTMQLHEPVYEDVVASVREFFAERMSMLASAGVAADRISLDPGYGFGKTVGHNYTLLAELSATLPSGTHRPLLAGMSRKSMLGAVTGRGAGERLSASIAAAVCAAERGAAIIRVHDVAQTVDALNVWQATKDAARGGQY, encoded by the coding sequence ATGGGCATTCTGAACGTCACGCCCGACTCGTTTTCCGATGGCGGCCGCTTCCTCTCGCGCGATGCCGCCCTCGCGCGCGCCGAGCGAATGCTTGCCGATGGCGCGGACATCGTTGATATCGGCGGCGAATCGACGCGGCCGGGCGCGCCGCCCGTGCCGCTCGACGAAGAACTGGCGCGCGTGATTCCCATCGTCGAGGCGCTGCGCGCGGTGCGGGTTCCGCTGTCGGTCGACACGTACAAGCCCACGCTGATGCGCGCCGCACTCGATGCAGGCGCGGACATGATCAACGACATCTGGGGCTTTCGTCAGGACGGCGCAATCGACGCGGTGAAAGACGCGAACTGCGGCCTGTGCGTGATGCACATGCTCGGCGAGCCGCGCACCATGCAGTTGCACGAACCCGTTTACGAGGATGTCGTCGCGTCGGTGCGCGAATTCTTCGCCGAGCGCATGTCGATGCTCGCGAGCGCAGGCGTGGCGGCGGATCGCATCAGTCTCGACCCCGGCTACGGCTTCGGAAAGACGGTCGGGCATAATTACACACTGCTTGCCGAACTCAGTGCGACGTTGCCTTCGGGCACGCATCGTCCGCTTCTGGCCGGCATGTCGCGCAAATCGATGCTCGGTGCAGTCACCGGACGCGGCGCCGGCGAACGTCTGAGCGCGAGCATCGCGGCGGCGGTTTGCGCGGCCGAGCGCGGCGCGGCCATCATCCGCGTGCATGATGTCGCGCAAACCGTCGACGCGCTAAACGTTTGGCAGGCAACAAAAGACGCCGCGCGCGGCGGGCAATATTGA
- the ftsH gene encoding ATP-dependent zinc metalloprotease FtsH, translating to MNNNMFSKAAVWLVIALVLFTVFKQFDKPRVQEGVSYSQFMDDAKNGKVKNVTVQGRNLTVTPADGQKYQIVSPGDIWMVGDLMKYGVQVSGKADDEPNALVSALYYLGPTILIIGFWFYMMRQMQGGGKGGAFSFGKSRARLIDENNNAINFTDVAGCDEAKEEVSELVDFLRDPQKFQKLGGRIPRGVLLVGPPGTGKTLLARAIAGEAKVPFFSISGSDFVEMFVGVGAARVRDMFEQAKKHAPCIVFIDEIDAVGRHRGAGMGGGNDEREQTLNQMLVEMDGFEANSGVIVIAATNRSDVLDKALLRPGRFDRQVYVGLPDIRGREHIMKVHLRKVPIANDVDASVIARGTPGFSGADLANLVNEAALFAARRGKRIVEMQDFEDAKDKIFMGPERKSAVMREEERRNTAYHESGHAVVAKLLPHADPVHKVTIMPRGWALGVTWQLPEHDRVNLYRDKMLEEIAILFGGRAAEEVFLNSMSTGASNDFERATKMARDMVTRYGMSDVLGTMVYVDTEPEGMFGKLGAKTVSEATLQKVDAEIRRILDEQYALARKLLEDNRDKVEAMTKALLEWETIDADQIGDIMAGRPPRPPKNLPPPSGDTPPSGNSGTEVKPGSATAPA from the coding sequence TTGAACAACAATATGTTCTCTAAAGCGGCAGTGTGGCTCGTGATCGCACTGGTGCTGTTTACGGTGTTCAAGCAGTTCGATAAGCCCCGCGTCCAGGAAGGCGTGTCGTATTCGCAGTTCATGGACGACGCGAAGAACGGCAAGGTGAAGAACGTCACCGTTCAGGGCCGCAATCTTACGGTCACTCCGGCAGACGGCCAGAAATACCAGATCGTGTCGCCTGGCGACATCTGGATGGTCGGCGATCTGATGAAATACGGCGTTCAGGTCAGCGGCAAGGCTGACGATGAACCGAATGCGCTCGTCTCCGCGCTGTACTACCTTGGACCGACGATTCTCATCATCGGCTTCTGGTTCTACATGATGAGGCAGATGCAGGGAGGCGGCAAAGGCGGGGCGTTCTCGTTCGGCAAATCGCGCGCGCGGCTGATCGACGAGAACAACAACGCGATCAATTTCACCGATGTCGCCGGTTGCGACGAAGCGAAGGAAGAAGTGTCGGAGCTGGTGGACTTCCTGCGCGACCCGCAGAAGTTCCAGAAGCTGGGCGGGCGCATTCCGCGCGGCGTGCTGCTGGTCGGCCCTCCGGGTACCGGTAAGACGCTGCTGGCTCGCGCCATCGCGGGCGAGGCGAAGGTGCCGTTCTTCAGCATCTCGGGTTCGGACTTCGTGGAAATGTTCGTCGGCGTGGGCGCGGCCCGCGTGCGCGACATGTTCGAGCAGGCGAAGAAGCATGCGCCGTGTATCGTGTTCATCGACGAAATCGACGCGGTCGGCCGTCATCGCGGCGCCGGCATGGGCGGCGGCAACGACGAACGCGAACAGACGCTGAACCAGATGCTCGTCGAAATGGACGGCTTCGAGGCGAACTCCGGTGTCATCGTGATCGCAGCGACCAACCGTTCGGACGTGCTCGACAAGGCGCTCCTGCGCCCGGGCCGCTTCGACCGCCAGGTGTATGTCGGTCTGCCGGATATCCGCGGCCGCGAACACATCATGAAGGTGCATCTGCGCAAGGTGCCGATCGCCAACGACGTCGACGCATCGGTCATCGCGCGTGGCACGCCGGGCTTCTCGGGCGCGGACCTGGCGAATCTCGTGAACGAAGCCGCGCTGTTTGCGGCGCGCCGCGGCAAGCGCATCGTCGAAATGCAGGATTTCGAGGACGCGAAGGACAAGATCTTCATGGGTCCGGAGCGCAAGTCGGCCGTGATGCGCGAAGAGGAACGCCGCAATACGGCGTATCACGAGTCGGGTCACGCGGTCGTCGCGAAGCTGCTGCCGCATGCAGACCCGGTCCACAAGGTCACGATCATGCCGCGCGGCTGGGCGCTCGGCGTTACCTGGCAATTGCCGGAACATGACCGCGTGAACCTGTATCGCGACAAGATGCTGGAAGAAATCGCGATCCTGTTCGGCGGCCGTGCAGCGGAAGAAGTGTTCCTGAACTCGATGTCGACCGGTGCTTCGAACGACTTCGAGCGCGCAACGAAGATGGCGCGCGACATGGTCACGCGCTACGGCATGTCGGACGTCCTCGGCACGATGGTCTATGTCGATACCGAGCCGGAAGGCATGTTCGGCAAGCTCGGCGCGAAGACGGTGTCGGAAGCTACGCTGCAGAAGGTCGACGCGGAAATCCGCCGCATTCTGGACGAGCAATACGCGCTCGCCCGCAAGCTGCTGGAAGACAACCGCGACAAGGTCGAGGCCATGACCAAGGCGCTGCTCGAATGGGAAACCATCGACGCGGACCAGATCGGCGACATCATGGCGGGCCGTCCGCCGCGTCCGCCGAAGAACTTGCCGCCGCCTTCAGGCGATACGCCTCCGAGCGGGAACAGCGGCACGGAAGTGAAGCCGGGCAGCGCGACCGCTCCCGCCTAA
- the carB gene encoding carbamoyl-phosphate synthase large subunit, with the protein MPKRTDIKSILIIGAGPIIIGQACEFDYSGAQACKALREEGYKVILVNSNPATIMTDPNTADVTYIEPISWEVVERIIAKERPDAILPTMGGQTALNCALDLFHHGVLEKYDVELIGASPEAIDKAEDRQKFKDAMTKIGLGSAKSGIAHSMEEALVVQAQIAEATGSGGYPTVIRPSFTLGGSGGGIAYNKEEFEEICRRGLDLSPTRELLIEESLLGWKEYEMEVVRDKADNCIIVCSIENLDPMGVHTGDSITVAPAQTLTDKEYQVLRNASLAVLREIGVDTGGSNVQFAINPNDGRMVVIEMNPRVSRSSALASKATGFPIAKVAAKLACGYTLDELKNEITGGQTPASFEPTIDYVVTKVPRFAFEKFREADSRLTTQMKSVGEVMAMGRTFQESFQKALRGLEVGVDGLDEKTTSRDEVIREIGEPGPDRIWYLGDAFRLGLTREEIFEETSIDPWFLAQIEQIVLKEKALEGRTLESLTRDELLYLKKSGFSDRRLAKLTGSTQADVRKKRHALKVRPVYKRVDTCAAEFATKTAYMYSTYEEECEANPTDRKKIMVLGGGPNRIGQGIEFDYCCVHAALAMREDGYETIMVNCNPETVSTDYDTSDRLYFESLTLEDVLEIVDLEKPVGVIVQYGGQTPLKLALDLEANGVPIIGTSPDMIDAAEDRERFQKLLKDLELRQPPNRTARAEDEALALAEEIGYPLVVRPSYVLGGRAMEIVHEPRDLERYMREAVKVSNDSPVLLDRFLNDAIECDVDCISDGEAVFIGGVMEHIEQAGVHSGDSACSLPPYSLSKETVDELKRQTAAMAKALNVVGLMNVQFAIQQVPQEDGSKQDIIYVLEVNPRASRTVPYVSKATSLPLAKIAARAMVGQTLAQQRVTKEIVPPYFSVKEAVFPFVKFPTVDPVLGPEMRSTGEVMGVGRTFGEALFKSQLAAGSRLPESGTVLITVMDADKPKAVEVAQMLNELGYPIVATKGTAAAIAAAGVPVKVVNKVKDGRPHIVDMIKNGEIALVFTTVDETRAAIADSRSIRMSAQANKVTYYTTMSGARAAVEGLRYLRDLEVYDLQGLHARLN; encoded by the coding sequence ATGCCGAAGCGCACAGACATCAAGAGCATTCTCATCATCGGCGCGGGTCCGATCATCATCGGCCAGGCGTGCGAGTTCGACTATTCGGGCGCGCAGGCGTGCAAGGCGCTGCGCGAGGAAGGCTATAAGGTCATCCTCGTCAACAGCAATCCCGCGACGATCATGACAGACCCCAACACGGCGGACGTCACGTACATCGAGCCGATTTCGTGGGAAGTGGTCGAGCGCATCATCGCGAAGGAGCGCCCGGACGCCATTTTGCCGACGATGGGCGGACAAACCGCGCTCAATTGCGCGCTCGATCTGTTCCATCACGGCGTGCTGGAAAAGTACGACGTCGAGCTGATCGGCGCGTCGCCGGAAGCCATCGACAAGGCGGAAGACCGCCAGAAGTTCAAGGACGCGATGACGAAAATCGGCCTCGGTTCGGCCAAGTCGGGCATCGCGCATTCGATGGAAGAAGCGCTCGTGGTCCAGGCGCAAATCGCCGAAGCCACCGGCAGCGGCGGCTATCCGACCGTCATTCGCCCGTCGTTCACGCTGGGCGGCTCGGGCGGCGGCATCGCGTACAACAAGGAAGAGTTCGAAGAGATTTGCCGTCGCGGTCTCGATCTTTCGCCGACGCGCGAGCTGCTCATCGAAGAATCGCTGCTCGGCTGGAAGGAATACGAGATGGAAGTCGTCCGCGACAAGGCGGACAACTGCATCATCGTGTGCTCGATCGAAAACCTCGACCCGATGGGCGTGCACACCGGCGACTCGATCACCGTCGCGCCCGCGCAGACGCTGACCGACAAGGAGTATCAGGTGCTGCGTAACGCGTCGCTCGCGGTGCTGCGCGAGATCGGCGTCGATACGGGCGGCTCGAACGTGCAGTTCGCGATCAACCCGAACGACGGCCGCATGGTCGTCATCGAGATGAATCCGCGCGTGTCGCGTTCGTCGGCGCTGGCGTCGAAGGCAACGGGCTTTCCTATCGCCAAGGTCGCGGCGAAGCTCGCATGCGGCTATACGCTCGACGAACTCAAGAACGAGATCACGGGCGGCCAGACGCCGGCATCGTTCGAGCCGACCATCGATTACGTCGTCACGAAGGTGCCGCGTTTCGCGTTCGAGAAATTCCGCGAAGCCGATTCGCGCCTGACCACGCAAATGAAGTCCGTCGGTGAAGTCATGGCGATGGGCCGCACGTTCCAGGAATCGTTTCAGAAGGCGCTGCGCGGTCTGGAAGTCGGCGTCGACGGTCTCGATGAAAAGACCACGAGCCGCGACGAAGTCATCCGTGAGATCGGCGAGCCGGGACCGGACCGCATCTGGTATCTCGGCGACGCGTTCCGCCTCGGTCTGACGCGTGAGGAAATCTTCGAAGAGACGTCGATCGATCCGTGGTTCCTCGCGCAGATCGAACAGATCGTGCTGAAAGAGAAGGCGCTCGAAGGCCGCACGCTCGAAAGCCTCACGCGCGACGAACTGCTGTACCTGAAGAAGAGCGGCTTTTCGGATCGCCGTCTCGCGAAGCTGACCGGCTCGACGCAAGCCGACGTGCGCAAGAAGCGTCACGCGCTGAAGGTGCGCCCGGTCTACAAGCGCGTCGATACGTGCGCGGCCGAGTTCGCCACCAAGACGGCGTACATGTACTCGACCTACGAGGAAGAGTGCGAAGCGAATCCGACGGACAGAAAGAAGATCATGGTGCTCGGCGGCGGGCCGAACCGGATCGGGCAGGGCATCGAGTTCGACTACTGCTGCGTGCACGCGGCGCTCGCCATGCGCGAGGACGGTTATGAAACCATCATGGTCAACTGCAACCCGGAGACCGTTTCCACCGACTACGACACCTCCGACCGTCTGTACTTCGAATCGCTGACGCTCGAAGACGTGCTCGAAATCGTCGATCTGGAAAAGCCCGTCGGCGTGATCGTGCAGTACGGCGGCCAGACGCCGCTCAAGCTCGCGCTCGATCTCGAGGCGAACGGCGTGCCGATCATCGGCACGTCGCCCGACATGATCGACGCCGCCGAAGACCGCGAGCGTTTCCAGAAGCTCTTGAAGGATCTCGAGCTGCGTCAGCCGCCGAACCGCACGGCGCGCGCGGAAGACGAAGCGCTCGCGCTCGCCGAAGAGATCGGTTATCCGCTCGTCGTGCGTCCTTCGTATGTGCTCGGCGGCCGCGCAATGGAAATCGTCCACGAGCCGCGCGACCTCGAACGCTACATGCGCGAGGCCGTGAAGGTGAGCAACGATTCGCCGGTGCTGCTCGACCGGTTCCTGAACGACGCGATCGAATGCGATGTCGACTGCATCTCGGATGGCGAAGCCGTGTTCATCGGCGGCGTGATGGAGCACATCGAGCAGGCGGGCGTGCATTCGGGCGATTCGGCCTGCTCGCTGCCGCCGTATTCGCTGTCGAAGGAAACGGTCGACGAACTGAAGCGACAGACCGCCGCGATGGCGAAGGCGCTGAACGTGGTCGGCCTGATGAACGTGCAGTTCGCGATCCAGCAGGTGCCGCAGGAAGATGGCTCGAAGCAGGACATCATCTACGTGCTGGAAGTGAATCCGCGCGCATCGCGCACGGTGCCTTACGTGTCGAAGGCGACGAGCCTGCCGCTCGCGAAGATCGCCGCCCGCGCGATGGTCGGCCAGACGCTCGCGCAGCAGCGCGTGACGAAGGAAATCGTGCCGCCGTATTTCAGCGTGAAAGAAGCCGTGTTCCCGTTCGTCAAGTTCCCGACGGTCGATCCGGTGCTCGGGCCGGAAATGCGTTCGACGGGCGAAGTGATGGGCGTGGGCCGCACCTTCGGCGAGGCGCTCTTCAAGTCGCAACTCGCGGCGGGTTCGCGCCTGCCGGAATCCGGCACGGTGCTCATCACCGTGATGGACGCCGACAAGCCGAAGGCCGTCGAGGTCGCGCAGATGCTGAACGAACTCGGCTATCCGATCGTGGCGACCAAGGGCACCGCGGCGGCGATCGCGGCGGCGGGCGTGCCGGTGAAGGTCGTCAACAAGGTGAAGGATGGCCGGCCGCACATCGTCGACATGATCAAGAACGGCGAGATCGCGCTCGTCTTCACGACCGTCGATGAAACACGCGCCGCCATCGCCGATTCGCGCTCGATTCGCATGAGCGCGCAGGCCAATAAGGTGACGTACTACACGACGATGTCGGGCGCGCGCGCGGCCGTCGAGGGCCTGCGTTATCTGCGCGATTTGGAAGTCTATGATTTACAAGGCTTGCATGCTCGCCTAAACTAA
- the glmM gene encoding phosphoglucosamine mutase, translated as MTRRYFGTDGIRGRVGAAPITPDFVLRLGYAAGKVLAGAGQPAQKGNRPTVLIGKDTRVSGYMLEAALESGFSAAGVDVMLAGPMPTPGVAYLTRALRLSAGVVISASHNPYDDNGIKFFSADGNKLPDEVESRIEAQLELPMDCAPSEHLGKARRLDDAGGRYIEFCKSTFPANFDLRGLKLVVDCAHGAAYDVAPHVFHELGAEVVPIGVSPNGFNINDGVGATAPDALVRAVKEHGADIGIALDGDADRLQVVDSSGRLYNGDELLYVLVKDRIATDGKVEGAVGTLMTNMAVEVALKEAGVQFVRAAVGDRYVLEKLREHGWQLGAEGSGHILSLDRHSTGDGIVSALLVLAALKRSGKTLAELLDGVSLFPQKLINVRMSAGADWKNSDAIRRAVEQAEHSLESRGRVLIRASGTEPVLRVMVEAAAQQDAVRHAETIAQVVKDVTS; from the coding sequence ATGACACGACGATATTTTGGAACTGACGGCATTCGCGGGCGCGTTGGCGCGGCCCCGATCACCCCGGACTTCGTACTGAGGCTCGGCTACGCGGCGGGCAAGGTGCTCGCGGGCGCGGGGCAGCCGGCGCAGAAGGGCAATCGCCCGACGGTGCTGATCGGCAAGGACACGCGCGTGTCCGGCTACATGCTCGAAGCGGCGCTCGAGTCCGGCTTTTCGGCGGCGGGCGTCGACGTGATGCTCGCCGGCCCGATGCCCACGCCCGGCGTCGCGTATCTCACGCGGGCGCTGCGCCTTTCGGCGGGCGTGGTCATCAGCGCGTCGCACAATCCTTACGACGACAACGGCATCAAATTCTTTTCCGCCGACGGCAACAAGCTGCCCGACGAAGTCGAATCGCGCATCGAGGCGCAGCTCGAGCTGCCGATGGACTGCGCGCCTTCCGAGCATCTCGGCAAGGCGCGCCGTCTCGACGACGCGGGCGGCCGCTACATCGAGTTCTGCAAAAGCACGTTCCCCGCGAACTTCGACCTGCGCGGCCTGAAACTCGTGGTGGACTGCGCGCACGGAGCGGCGTATGACGTCGCGCCGCACGTCTTTCATGAACTCGGCGCGGAAGTCGTGCCGATCGGCGTGTCGCCCAACGGCTTCAATATCAACGACGGCGTCGGCGCAACGGCGCCCGATGCGCTCGTTCGCGCGGTGAAGGAGCACGGCGCGGACATCGGTATCGCGCTGGATGGCGATGCGGACCGATTACAGGTTGTCGATTCGAGCGGGCGTCTCTATAACGGCGACGAACTGCTCTACGTGCTGGTGAAGGACCGCATCGCGACCGACGGCAAGGTGGAAGGCGCGGTCGGCACGCTGATGACCAACATGGCGGTCGAAGTCGCGCTGAAAGAAGCCGGCGTTCAGTTCGTGCGCGCGGCCGTGGGCGATCGCTATGTGCTGGAAAAGCTGCGCGAGCATGGCTGGCAGCTCGGCGCGGAAGGCTCGGGCCATATCCTGTCGCTGGATCGGCATTCGACGGGCGACGGCATCGTGTCCGCGCTGCTCGTGCTGGCCGCGCTCAAGCGCAGCGGCAAGACGCTCGCCGAACTGCTCGACGGCGTGAGCCTCTTCCCTCAAAAGCTCATCAACGTGCGCATGAGCGCGGGTGCGGACTGGAAGAACAGCGACGCGATTCGCCGCGCGGTCGAGCAAGCCGAGCATTCCCTCGAATCGCGCGGTCGGGTCTTGATTCGCGCGTCGGGAACCGAACCGGTCCTGCGCGTGATGGTGGAAGCCGCCGCGCAGCAGGACGCCGTTCGCCACGCGGAAACGATTGCGCAAGTCGTAAAGGACGTGACTTCGTAG
- the greA gene encoding transcription elongation factor GreA, with protein sequence MSTIPLTKRGAELLRDELQRLKAVERPAVINAIAEARAQGDLSENAEYDAAKEKQGFIEGRIAELESKLAAAQVIDPTTVEADGRVVFGATVELEDLESGDTVTYQIVGDDEADIDHGLISVSSPIARALISKTEGDVASVQAPSGAREYEIIAVRYV encoded by the coding sequence ATGAGCACGATTCCCTTGACGAAGCGCGGCGCGGAGTTGCTGCGCGACGAATTGCAACGCCTAAAGGCTGTCGAGCGTCCGGCGGTCATCAATGCGATCGCCGAAGCGCGCGCGCAGGGCGACCTCTCTGAAAACGCGGAGTACGATGCCGCGAAGGAAAAGCAGGGCTTCATCGAGGGCCGCATCGCGGAACTCGAATCGAAGCTGGCCGCAGCCCAGGTCATCGACCCGACGACGGTCGAAGCCGATGGCCGCGTCGTTTTCGGCGCAACGGTCGAACTGGAAGATCTGGAGTCCGGCGACACGGTCACGTATCAGATCGTCGGCGATGACGAAGCCGATATCGACCACGGTCTCATTTCCGTCAGCTCGCCGATCGCGCGCGCACTGATCTCGAAGACCGAGGGCGACGTCGCGTCCGTGCAGGCGCCGAGCGGCGCGCGCGAGTACGAAATCATCGCTGTCCGTTACGTCTGA
- a CDS encoding YhbY family RNA-binding protein, with the protein MPALELSPAQRSEHRSEAHALKPVVLVGAEGLTDAVLNEIGVHLEAHQLIKIRVFGDDREARIAIYEEICDRLNAAPIQHIGKLLVIWRPEGAAPAKGRATRTRSTMPPSAAEAADRPAKGAAPRIVKAVKISRDAPAFKKPKKQTLKVLGNERVTAGGNVKRAKKRQASSKRQHQTVK; encoded by the coding sequence ATGCCAGCTCTTGAACTCTCCCCTGCCCAGCGCTCCGAACATCGCTCGGAGGCCCACGCACTCAAGCCCGTCGTGCTCGTCGGCGCGGAGGGTCTCACGGATGCCGTGCTGAACGAAATCGGCGTGCACCTGGAAGCGCACCAGCTCATCAAGATTCGCGTGTTCGGCGACGATCGCGAAGCGCGCATCGCCATCTACGAAGAAATCTGCGATCGCCTGAACGCCGCGCCGATTCAGCATATCGGCAAGCTGCTCGTCATCTGGCGACCCGAGGGCGCCGCACCGGCCAAGGGCCGCGCAACGCGCACGCGCAGCACGATGCCGCCCAGCGCCGCCGAAGCCGCCGACCGTCCCGCGAAGGGCGCGGCGCCGCGCATCGTCAAGGCGGTGAAGATTTCGCGCGATGCGCCAGCCTTCAAGAAGCCCAAGAAGCAGACGCTGAAAGTGCTGGGTAACGAGCGCGTGACCGCGGGCGGCAACGTGAAGCGCGCGAAGAAGCGCCAGGCGAGTTCCAAGCGCCAGCACCAGACCGTGAAATGA
- a CDS encoding DUF4149 domain-containing protein, with amino-acid sequence MAHRLFRFVAMIWVGSLLTLGLVAAPVLFSMLDRALAGSVAAQYFRIEAFVGVVSALVLILICNRFVKSGIADYKRVRWMVAVMLVCVLLGYFALQPFMNSLRMAAQEAGTDLANSPYASRFGILHGISTAIYLVECLFGIALVWRLPGQAPAKIVPKNKSAKMAAKRARS; translated from the coding sequence ATGGCTCACCGGCTCTTTCGCTTCGTCGCGATGATCTGGGTCGGCAGTCTGCTGACGCTCGGCCTCGTCGCGGCGCCCGTGCTCTTCTCCATGCTGGATCGCGCGCTGGCCGGATCGGTCGCGGCGCAGTACTTCCGCATCGAGGCGTTCGTCGGTGTGGTTAGCGCGCTGGTTCTGATTCTGATCTGCAATCGCTTCGTGAAGAGCGGCATTGCCGACTACAAGCGCGTTCGGTGGATGGTCGCGGTGATGCTCGTATGCGTGCTGCTCGGCTACTTTGCGTTGCAGCCGTTCATGAATTCGCTGCGCATGGCGGCGCAGGAAGCCGGCACCGATCTCGCCAATTCGCCGTATGCGAGCCGGTTCGGCATTCTGCATGGCATATCGACCGCGATTTATCTGGTCGAGTGCCTGTTCGGGATCGCGCTCGTATGGCGTCTTCCGGGTCAGGCGCCGGCCAAGATCGTGCCGAAGAACAAGTCGGCGAAGATGGCCGCCAAGCGCGCGCGCAGTTGA